In the Dioscorea cayenensis subsp. rotundata cultivar TDr96_F1 chromosome 12, TDr96_F1_v2_PseudoChromosome.rev07_lg8_w22 25.fasta, whole genome shotgun sequence genome, one interval contains:
- the LOC120273133 gene encoding uncharacterized protein LOC120273133, which produces MPYHPQTSGQVEVLNSDLKRILEKNIQNRRDWAEHLDDALYAYRTAYKTPIGTTPYILVYGKACHLPVELEHKAYWAVKFLNLDSTPVSEKRKLQLNELDECRAMAYENSKLYKERVKEYHGMPNIKKFASKLPRSIMPTPKNPTLSLLVIKHSMKF; this is translated from the exons ATGccatatcatccacaaactagcgggcaagtgGAAGTTTTAAACAGTGATTTAAAAAGAATCTTGGAGAAAAACATTCAGAATAGAAGAGACTGGGCAGAACACTTGGATGATGCTCTCTACGCATATAGAACTGCATATAAGACTCCTATTGGGACCACTCCATACAtattagtctatggaaaagcctgCCACTTACCTGTTGAacttgaacacaaagcttattgggctgttaaatttctaaatcttgattcCACTCCTGTAAgtgagaagaggaagcttcaactGAACGAATTAGATGAATGCCGTGCCATGGCATACGAAAATTCCAAACTCTACAAAGAAAGGGTGAAGGAGTACCATG gaatgccgaACATTAAGAAATTTGCCTCCAAACTTCCAAGAAGCATCATGCCAACTCCGAAGAACCCCACATTAAGCTTGCTCGTCATAAAGCACAGTATGAAGTTTTGA